One genomic window of Panicum hallii strain FIL2 chromosome 6, PHallii_v3.1, whole genome shotgun sequence includes the following:
- the LOC112896951 gene encoding uncharacterized protein LOC112896951 isoform X1, whose product MVEWDGPTLLGGDFNLIINAAEKNNDNINYHWSDSFNDWINHWCLIELKNPNRSYTWTNNQEQPIMAVLDRVFATTDFEAHYPMINVKGASRLGSDHVPLVVNFGISQEKKPFLFRFEKWWLEQDDFHDIVKNVCESPCHYTDALDVWQYKLRSRRRKLKGWSLNINADLRRKKQALLEEFDVLDVFSEESSLEENEKARMQEVKQELEHIWQMEEIKAKQRSRDRFIRGDQNTSYFQALANQRKRKKNISALQGPEGDCTDNKSMLEPPTFIKSFLVMRRNLTFISRTPFGRVMRWCQLRKMNYWMPPSLKWKLKQPFFAHMLTGHQAQMVSLFCSIRNFGT is encoded by the coding sequence ATGGTAGAATGGGATGGCCCCACCTTACTTGGGGGTGATTTTAATCTGATTATAAATGCTGCTGAAAAGAATAATGATAATATTAATTACCATTGGTCTGATTCCTTTAATGACTGGATTAACCACTGGTGTTTGATTGAACTTAAGAACCCCAATAGGTCCTACACCTGGACCAACAACCAAGAACAGCCAATTATGGCTGTTTTGGATAGAGTCTTTGCTACCACAGACTTTGAAGCCCATTATCCTATGATTAATGTTAAAGGGGCTTCTAGGCTAGGAAGTGATCATGTCCCTTTAGTGGTCAATTTTGGCATTAGCCAGGAAAAGAAACCTTTCCTTTTTCGTTTTGAAAAATGGTGGTTAGAACAGGATGACTTCCATGATATTGTTAAAAATGTCTGTGAGTCTCCTTGCCACTACACAGATGCCCTAGATGTCTGGCAGTATAAGCTGAGATCTCGAAGAAGAAAATTAAAAGGTTGGTCCTTAAACATCAATGCTGACCTGAGAAGAAAAAAACAAGCTCTCCTTGAGGAGTTTGATGTCTTAGATGTTTTCTCTGAAGAAAGCAGTTTAGAAGAAAATGAGAAAGCAAGGATGCAGGAGGTCAAGCAAGAGTTAGAACATATCTGGCAGATGGAGGAAATTAAGGCTAAACAAAGATCTAGAGATAGGTTTATAAGAGGAGACCAAAATACATCCTATTTCCAAGCCTTAGCTAATcaaaggaaaaggaagaaaaacaTTAGTGCCCTTCAAGGCCCTGAGGGGGATTGTACAGACAATAAAAGTATGCTGGAGCCACCAACTTTTATAAAAAGCTTTTTGGTTATGAGAAGAAACTTGACATTCATCTCGAGGACTCCTTTTGGGAGGGTGATGAGATGGTGTCAGCTAAGGAAAATGAACTACTGGATGCCCCCCTCTCTGAAGTGGAAATTAAAACAACCATTTTTTGCTCATATGCTGACGGGGCACCAGGCCCAGATGGTTTCCCTTTTCTGTTCTATCAGAAATTTTGGGACTTAA